In Porphyromonas cangingivalis, a genomic segment contains:
- a CDS encoding isoprenylcysteine carboxyl methyltransferase family protein, which yields MQYIIITFAVFFALRLVSLSYSIRNEKRLISKGGVQYGKKNSLLLTLAHIAYYFSALYEAYARGIEFNNLSAWGVGVMAFAYVMLFYVIYKLHDIWTVKLYIVPNQRIDTSFIFKVVRHPNYFLNIIPELIGVALLCNAWYTLIFGLPVYACLLAVRIRQEEVAMKHLWVKGE from the coding sequence CTTTTTTGCGCTCAGACTTGTGTCGCTCTCCTACTCGATTCGCAATGAGAAACGCCTCATCAGCAAGGGCGGTGTCCAGTACGGCAAGAAAAATTCGCTCCTACTCACCCTCGCACACATTGCTTACTACTTCTCTGCGCTCTATGAGGCTTATGCAAGGGGGATAGAGTTCAACAACCTTTCGGCTTGGGGCGTGGGTGTGATGGCCTTTGCCTATGTGATGCTCTTCTATGTCATCTACAAGCTCCATGACATCTGGACGGTCAAGCTCTACATCGTGCCGAACCAAAGGATCGATACGAGCTTCATCTTCAAGGTCGTACGTCACCCCAACTACTTCCTCAACATCATCCCCGAGCTCATCGGTGTAGCCCTCCTCTGCAACGCCTGGTACACACTCATCTTCGGACTTCCTGTGTATGCGTGCCTCCTTGCTGTCCGTATCCGTCAGGAAGAGGTGGCGATGAAGCACCTTTGGGTCAAGGGCGAATAA